The Sulfurimonas hydrogeniphila genome includes a window with the following:
- a CDS encoding leucine-rich repeat domain-containing protein, translating into MITKSYEIVIDFFKDLDQALYERSLQGGSKYQYDLWLKKGIIAWGVEDLYTIKELDLSYSLLVEMPSALSYLTTLEHINLAGNYIEEVPQWVWSMGNLKELTLGNHIAGGNPIEKIPADIKNLQKLEILDIRNLHVLQELPNELLELKNLLYLQMTQTTLYESDLIQRLRKETQCCVMLDEPFPFIGDLS; encoded by the coding sequence ATGATAACGAAATCATATGAAATAGTAATCGATTTTTTCAAAGATCTTGATCAGGCACTCTATGAAAGATCCCTTCAAGGCGGCAGTAAATATCAATATGACCTTTGGTTAAAAAAAGGGATTATTGCTTGGGGCGTTGAAGATTTATACACCATCAAAGAGTTGGACTTAAGCTACTCATTGCTAGTAGAAATGCCATCTGCATTGAGCTACCTCACAACTTTAGAACATATCAATTTGGCTGGAAACTATATAGAAGAAGTTCCGCAGTGGGTTTGGAGCATGGGTAATCTCAAAGAACTCACACTCGGAAATCATATTGCAGGAGGCAATCCCATAGAGAAAATTCCTGCAGATATCAAAAATCTTCAAAAATTAGAGATTTTAGATATCAGAAACCTCCATGTTTTACAAGAGCTTCCTAACGAGTTGTTGGAGTTAAAAAATCTGCTCTATCTTCAGATGACACAAACAACTCTTTATGAGAGTGACCTTATACAAAGGCTGCGAAAAGAGACGCAGTGTTGTGTGATGCTTGATGAACCATTCCCGTTTATAGGAGATTTGTCATGA
- the cas1 gene encoding CRISPR-associated endonuclease Cas1: protein MKIAIIDKKDITLQIQNNAIKFEEQTIPFRFMDILILNHRATLHTKDILKLTKENISILIISYNNDSFSLTSSANTKNGDIKLAQYNSLDKKIELARYFITQKLISHKEQLEVNGVKNVDITFQLEQLKNATQIDAIMGIEGSFARLYFQEFFNILPREYHKGKRSKKPPQDPVNALMSYWYSLYYNIITVKLLSYGFEPAMGYLHTPFRSHNALSSDILELFRSAINQAVLSVFKHNTLTLEDFTKKGGVYLKYEGRKKVWSEFVELVDTLKPKLDNEIANLKKMINETNNCN, encoded by the coding sequence ATGAAAATAGCCATAATAGATAAAAAAGACATAACACTTCAAATCCAAAACAATGCTATAAAATTTGAAGAACAAACCATCCCTTTTAGATTTATGGATATACTCATACTCAATCATCGAGCAACACTCCATACAAAAGATATACTAAAATTAACGAAAGAAAATATATCTATACTCATAATCTCATACAATAATGATAGCTTCAGTCTCACAAGCAGTGCAAATACAAAAAACGGTGATATAAAATTAGCTCAATATAATTCACTTGATAAAAAAATAGAGCTTGCAAGATATTTTATAACACAAAAACTTATTTCCCATAAAGAGCAACTAGAAGTAAATGGTGTGAAGAATGTAGATATAACATTTCAGTTAGAACAGTTAAAAAATGCAACTCAAATAGATGCGATAATGGGTATTGAAGGTTCATTTGCAAGGTTATATTTTCAAGAATTTTTTAACATATTACCTCGTGAATATCATAAAGGCAAACGAAGTAAAAAACCACCACAAGACCCTGTAAATGCTTTGATGTCATATTGGTATTCACTCTACTACAACATTATTACAGTAAAACTGCTCAGTTATGGTTTTGAGCCTGCTATGGGGTATTTGCACACTCCATTTCGTTCACACAATGCTCTATCTTCAGATATATTGGAACTTTTTCGTTCAGCAATAAATCAAGCTGTTCTATCTGTTTTTAAACATAATACCTTAACACTGGAAGATTTTACAAAAAAGGGTGGAGTTTATCTAAAATATGAGGGTAGAAAAAAAGTTTGGAGCGAGTTTGTTGAACTTGTAGATACTCTTAAACCAAAATTAGATAATGAAATAGCCAATTTAAAAAAGATGATAAATGAAACAAATAATTGTAATTAA
- a CDS encoding amidophosphoribosyltransferase: MNKFKIYANSEYLKHTIQGYFHTDYVRYGNPGNPDYLNDLKNTFNSYPKEKLHNAATKLYNALKEDLSNFDREFTVCVVPRSKAQNSYSLEQLFFKGVVKMLIKELGFNDGSDYIIRHTDTKTTHLAHSKKGAEFAGNGSMPYPGITKDTCNISKDVKGKYILLIDDIYTKSVNIDEDAIQALLDNGAKSVIFYAIGKTK; this comes from the coding sequence ATGAATAAATTTAAAATTTATGCTAATAGTGAGTATTTAAAACATACTATTCAAGGTTATTTTCATACAGACTATGTAAGATATGGAAACCCCGGTAATCCAGACTATTTAAATGATTTGAAAAATACTTTTAATAGTTATCCAAAGGAAAAGTTGCATAATGCAGCAACTAAATTATATAATGCCCTTAAAGAAGATTTATCTAACTTTGATAGAGAATTTACTGTGTGTGTTGTTCCAAGATCAAAAGCTCAAAACAGTTATAGCCTTGAGCAACTTTTTTTTAAAGGAGTTGTAAAGATGCTTATAAAAGAACTGGGGTTTAACGATGGTTCAGATTATATAATACGACATACTGATACAAAAACAACTCATCTGGCTCATTCTAAAAAAGGAGCTGAATTTGCAGGAAATGGGAGTATGCCATATCCTGGTATTACAAAAGATACATGTAATATTTCAAAAGATGTAAAAGGTAAATATATTTTACTTATTGATGATATTTATACAAAAAGTGTAAATATAGATGAAGATGCTATACAGGCATTATTAGATAATGGTGCAAAATCAGTAATATTTTATGCAATAGGAAAAACAAAATGA
- a CDS encoding HAD hydrolase-like protein, giving the protein MTTTRQLQKLKNDKISSQIHLLFDLDGTLIDTDEANFLAYKEAVKQVKNIDLDLLYQSDERFTREKLRVIIPNLTAKEFKRIIEIKTNVFYKYLQNTKLNIAIVEVIKQFAKTNKIILATNSHKRKANLLLKHHSLSDIFYEKYYKENYTSVENNKYKYILDDLNAQPNDVVVFEDTKDEITKAMLLNIPSTNIINFKTKGERSYE; this is encoded by the coding sequence ATGACAACTACCCGACAGCTACAGAAATTAAAAAACGACAAAATTTCTTCTCAAATACATCTGCTTTTTGATTTAGATGGCACTTTGATTGATACAGATGAAGCAAATTTTCTAGCCTATAAAGAAGCTGTAAAACAAGTTAAAAATATAGATTTAGACTTGTTGTATCAAAGTGATGAGAGATTTACAAGAGAAAAACTTCGTGTAATTATTCCAAATTTAACTGCCAAAGAATTCAAAAGAATTATAGAAATAAAAACCAATGTATTTTATAAATATTTACAAAATACAAAACTAAATATTGCTATTGTGGAGGTGATAAAACAGTTTGCAAAAACAAATAAAATTATTTTAGCTACCAACAGCCATAAACGAAAAGCAAATTTACTTTTAAAACATCATAGTTTATCTGATATTTTTTATGAGAAATATTATAAGGAAAATTATACAAGTGTAGAAAATAATAAATATAAATATATTTTAGATGATTTAAATGCGCAACCAAATGATGTGGTAGTTTTTGAAGATACCAAAGATGAGATAACAAAGGCTATGCTCTTAAATATACCGTCTACAAATATTATCAACTTTAAAACAAAAGGGGAAAGAAGTTATGAATAA
- a CDS encoding S1 family peptidase produces MKIVYLLLLMSSYMYANVQITAYSLFQSNKIRIENKDILFEKNMIQFQLLSNRDQKVNILSYTHNKPKLLKVAKLVKDTPLYFPAKDEYMEIDNQKGVLNFQFKTKSQTQKFSFVTNPDTVSIDHNSSKVPIIPYFTKRIYIDESKVISNNRGYKEVNIIIPKLESSTVVVSSDGHIGTGVIINHGNNILTNYHVVAPDQKNIYIALKPEIGDNPAKNNYYKAKVLKVEMIRDLALLEMPKSVQKNYKFSFLKFGNIKEIKKGIDIYTMGHPHKYFFAFEYGMLNKIIKNYMWITYKVDYALHYSMTSNRGNSGGPIINDKLELLGIVAGSDLSGQNLNFGISIADIKHFLKAKESVVIKRKPLSTYTKYIIQKGLYKNARFAKIDRNGNGKPDAMMKDVNGDGKWDIIAYDTDEDGSYERITSY; encoded by the coding sequence ATGAAAATTGTCTATCTGCTTTTACTAATGTCAAGCTATATGTATGCAAATGTGCAAATTACCGCGTATTCATTATTTCAAAGCAATAAAATAAGAATTGAAAACAAAGACATTTTATTTGAAAAAAATATGATTCAGTTTCAACTTCTTTCAAATCGCGATCAAAAAGTTAACATCTTATCTTATACACACAACAAACCGAAATTATTGAAAGTAGCTAAACTTGTTAAAGATACGCCACTATACTTTCCTGCAAAAGATGAATATATGGAAATTGATAACCAAAAAGGTGTTCTAAATTTTCAATTTAAAACAAAATCTCAAACACAAAAATTTTCTTTTGTTACCAATCCAGATACTGTATCAATCGATCATAACAGCTCAAAAGTACCTATAATACCTTATTTTACAAAAAGAATTTATATAGATGAAAGTAAAGTTATTTCTAATAACAGGGGATATAAAGAGGTTAACATTATCATTCCAAAATTGGAGTCATCAACAGTTGTCGTTTCTTCTGATGGTCATATTGGAACTGGTGTAATTATTAATCATGGAAATAATATTCTAACAAATTATCATGTAGTAGCACCTGACCAAAAAAATATTTATATTGCTTTAAAACCTGAAATAGGCGATAATCCAGCAAAAAACAATTATTATAAAGCAAAAGTATTAAAAGTGGAGATGATAAGAGATTTGGCACTATTGGAAATGCCAAAAAGTGTACAAAAAAATTATAAGTTTAGTTTTTTAAAATTTGGAAATATAAAAGAGATAAAAAAAGGGATAGATATTTATACAATGGGACATCCTCACAAATATTTCTTTGCTTTTGAATATGGAATGCTTAATAAAATCATTAAAAATTATATGTGGATAACTTATAAAGTCGATTATGCCTTGCACTACTCTATGACTTCCAATCGAGGAAATTCAGGAGGACCAATTATAAATGATAAGTTGGAATTATTAGGAATTGTTGCCGGTTCTGACCTAAGTGGGCAAAATTTGAACTTCGGAATATCGATTGCCGATATAAAACATTTTTTAAAAGCTAAAGAGAGTGTTGTTATTAAAAGAAAACCGTTATCTACTTACACTAAGTATATAATACAAAAAGGGCTTTATAAAAATGCCCGTTTTGCGAAGATTGATAGAAATGGAAATGGTAAGCCTGATGCTATGATGAAAGATGTAAATGGTGATGGGAAATGGGATATAATAGCGTATGATACCGATGAAGATGGTTCATATGAGAGGATAACTAGTTATTAA
- a CDS encoding DUF4145 domain-containing protein codes for MQHEVTSKSKFQENSYDGDNQELSVYDFPDINVKLQPETSSFFSEKNNYLVLFLIIYSIALSMLFTYRERSRAIDEKLNEKIQIEKAQKQQSKINIYNNIENELIKYKEILSPELTLEHLDEKIDKDISYILFSSRAVLEKVLLSICLNNNIQEETLGEMMYVLYRKKFLNPQTNGYAHTIKAFGNRAAHPSIKKPIKFNSKDALLVLSILVTLLNELHSQKFLQGFES; via the coding sequence GTGCAACATGAAGTTACTTCTAAATCCAAATTTCAAGAGAATAGCTATGATGGTGATAATCAGGAATTAAGCGTTTATGATTTTCCAGATATTAATGTTAAGCTACAACCAGAAACGTCTTCTTTTTTTTCTGAAAAAAATAATTACTTGGTGCTGTTTTTAATCATATACTCCATTGCGCTCTCTATGTTGTTTACATACAGAGAAAGAAGTCGAGCAATAGATGAAAAACTAAATGAAAAAATTCAAATTGAAAAAGCGCAAAAGCAGCAATCAAAGATAAACATATATAATAATATTGAAAATGAACTGATAAAATATAAAGAGATTTTATCTCCAGAGCTTACCCTCGAGCATCTAGATGAGAAAATTGATAAAGATATAAGTTATATACTATTTAGTTCTCGCGCAGTGTTAGAAAAAGTTTTACTATCTATCTGTTTGAATAATAACATACAAGAAGAGACCTTGGGTGAAATGATGTATGTTTTATATAGAAAGAAATTTTTAAATCCACAGACAAACGGTTATGCACATACTATAAAAGCTTTTGGAAATCGTGCAGCACATCCGAGTATAAAAAAACCAATTAAATTCAATTCAAAAGATGCACTGCTAGTTCTTAGTATATTGGTTACTTTGCTAAATGAATTACATTCACAAAAATTCTTACAAGGATTTGAATCATGA
- a CDS encoding Fic family protein, translated as MKKWIWQQDGYPHFSYDFEKLNPLAEQISQKLGYLSAMSELVSKESIVQNQMEALENEAINTSAIEGEILNRSSVKSSVNKKFGFHHKQTDPSTQNLIDLIVDTHTNYDKPLTLQRLFAWHNGLFVNSASGIYPINVASFRGDETMQIVSGFAGHETIYYEAPPRERLEDEMYAFLQWFNETKPSIIKAAIAHLWFVIIHPFDDGNGRIARALSDMVLSNVEKSNSLKLYSISTAINDDRKRYYNALEHTTGYVVKSDKHLDVTYWCEWFLKTILNALDDAQSKLKHITQKTAFWDKHKNDKLNARQIKVLNFILDIGVDNFKGYLSTKKYTKIADTTTPTASRDIAELVRLSCIRQVENSAGRNVRYVIVV; from the coding sequence ATGAAAAAATGGATTTGGCAACAAGATGGGTATCCTCACTTTAGTTATGACTTTGAAAAACTAAATCCGTTAGCAGAGCAAATATCTCAAAAACTGGGCTACTTGAGTGCTATGAGTGAGCTTGTGTCAAAAGAGAGTATCGTGCAAAATCAGATGGAAGCCCTGGAAAATGAAGCGATAAACACAAGTGCCATAGAGGGGGAGATATTAAACAGAAGCAGTGTAAAATCTTCTGTAAATAAAAAATTTGGTTTTCATCATAAACAAACCGATCCATCTACCCAAAACCTTATAGATCTCATAGTAGATACACACACAAACTATGACAAACCTTTAACATTACAACGGCTTTTTGCATGGCATAATGGACTCTTTGTAAATAGTGCGAGCGGGATATACCCTATAAATGTAGCTTCTTTTAGAGGGGATGAGACTATGCAGATAGTATCAGGTTTTGCAGGACATGAGACGATATACTACGAAGCACCACCGAGGGAGAGACTAGAAGATGAAATGTATGCTTTTTTACAATGGTTTAATGAAACAAAACCTAGCATCATAAAAGCAGCCATAGCACATCTGTGGTTTGTAATAATCCATCCCTTTGATGATGGAAACGGCAGGATAGCAAGAGCATTGAGCGATATGGTTTTATCGAATGTTGAAAAATCAAATTCGCTAAAACTGTACTCCATCTCAACAGCTATAAATGACGATAGAAAAAGATACTACAATGCACTCGAACACACAACAGGCTATGTAGTAAAAAGCGATAAACATCTTGATGTCACATACTGGTGTGAGTGGTTTTTAAAAACTATTTTAAATGCACTTGATGATGCACAGTCAAAACTCAAGCACATCACCCAAAAAACAGCCTTTTGGGATAAACACAAAAATGACAAACTCAATGCAAGACAGATAAAAGTTTTGAATTTTATACTCGACATAGGTGTAGATAATTTCAAAGGTTATCTAAGCACCAAAAAGTACACAAAAATAGCAGATACAACAACACCAACAGCCTCAAGAGATATAGCAGAATTGGTACGGCTAAGTTGCATAAGACAGGTAGAAAACAGTGCTGGACGGAATGTTCGGTATGTTATTGTTGTATAG
- a CDS encoding DNA-processing protein DprA, giving the protein MIYTQNAVNILTTITYKGIGRAWIVKNLKGKESVETIVSLLNTKSKQVEEVTIDDFEFNKNQILKKLSTLEDSCDGLIAMGDKNFPKYRGTVKESEQPIFLFYKGDIDLLHIENNNITVIGLLNPDEEIEQRERKIVQEIIKHDITIVSGLAFGCDSIAHQEAIKGGKTIAILPSPLNNILPAKNKALAYEILEEGGLLISEYYEDFKSRNELSSRYKERDRLQALFCDTIILIASYAQDSASRWNIHNQKLDSGARLAMGDAKKYNITCAVMYNDNIDNNNPMFDLNRQLIKENSSTMILTNKNLEKIIGDIKNKQSFIDGKLPGFD; this is encoded by the coding sequence ATGATATATACACAAAACGCAGTAAACATCTTAACAACAATAACATATAAAGGTATCGGTAGAGCTTGGATTGTTAAAAATTTAAAAGGAAAGGAAAGTGTAGAGACAATAGTTTCATTATTAAATACTAAATCAAAACAAGTGGAAGAAGTTACTATTGATGATTTTGAGTTTAATAAAAATCAAATATTAAAAAAACTGTCAACTTTAGAAGATAGCTGTGATGGTTTAATAGCTATGGGAGATAAAAATTTTCCAAAATACAGAGGAACTGTAAAAGAAAGTGAACAGCCAATTTTTCTCTTTTATAAAGGTGATATTGATTTACTACATATTGAAAATAACAATATAACAGTAATTGGACTACTTAATCCAGACGAGGAAATTGAACAAAGAGAAAGAAAAATAGTTCAAGAAATTATAAAACATGATATTACAATTGTTAGTGGATTAGCCTTTGGTTGTGATAGTATTGCTCATCAAGAGGCTATAAAAGGTGGTAAAACCATTGCAATTTTGCCAAGCCCTCTTAATAATATACTACCTGCAAAAAATAAAGCTTTGGCATACGAAATTTTAGAAGAAGGTGGTCTTTTAATCTCTGAATATTACGAAGATTTTAAAAGCAGAAACGAATTAAGCAGTAGATACAAAGAAAGAGATAGATTACAAGCTCTATTTTGCGATACAATAATTTTAATTGCAAGTTATGCACAAGATTCAGCAAGTCGATGGAACATACATAATCAAAAACTAGACAGTGGCGCTAGATTAGCCATGGGAGATGCAAAAAAATACAATATTACATGTGCTGTTATGTATAATGACAATATTGACAACAACAACCCTATGTTTGATTTAAACAGGCAGTTAATAAAAGAGAATAGCAGTACTATGATTTTGACAAATAAAAATTTAGAAAAAATTATTGGTGATATAAAAAACAAACAATCCTTTATAGATGGAAAGTTACCTGGATTTGATTAG
- a CDS encoding tetratricopeptide repeat protein codes for MKKNYLYLLILLSSLLFAQTIGEAINLYKKKQYKKAIEIFQNFPENNESQYYLAGAYLNGLGVDKNISKAIIYYKEALKQNNMKACISLGQLYQYTLKDYKKAEEYFMQAVNGENKAQAYANLGDLYRFNLQDYKDAIKYYAKALKNGINKGAGFYNIGRVYLINLNNYEKARFYYEKAIESGYKEVYIELGTIYLTQQKDSLAEKYYKKAIDIGDKKAYELLGTVYFGQHKYNLAEKYYKKAIELGYYQPYYNFTLGAIYLAQQKYSLAEKYYKKAIDIGDKKAYALLASVYSIENKYILAKKYYKQAIELNTTINKCDLADCYLKLGDEEHAYKIAKKMLKTEPKSIQLSQCYNVLGAYYSGINRPRNIDKAIQYFKLASNNPYVLTDLYLEKGDFKQAVKWHKKGYLDLSKTSFFEEIKNITNKDVLHQNIFPILDIPLLHENKFIEDKNYCFFPTGNKSVLMYDKEKKSFTRKFHGYIGDGFKGAISDLLYDKKKNLLLTVKKLGESINIIDIFDLKNSKLINVIRHKGLGEGHFRKSEDGKVIVMFDERGLYINPIDKNRTQEYFNPYAFSGFISNVKIKFEKNDYFIYVLTDYDLLYTFSVKERKRIKKQKFNNQVTFQKINNLSESTCKQIYLKNRHNKENIQNIYTEKNMLFIQCAQNKYNFDMDALSLSEYKNASTSKKSNKKLHIKFEHNKGILKIYNQKNKLMSKINLLYLGCKYYKILNNKYIFIATKNIEYQFIFNINGNLLCQLTNINDFQKDAYYKNGYLYTFGTNNIINIFNVNLEGLSNLPVKLDSFKYGNAKSLIKSVIKDQDKYFGKSSNYYFGYMPTSKEIKKFVMIEGLQKRKIVKPLASLYIKNNNDWIMYTPEGLFTYDGKGKDLLKYHQNQGLYKEARIVVNDRLFDKFYRPDLIKKILAGKKVTIPMDVKSVLLNIKPPKLSLLQHNMLNDKDVELTYQICDAGNGIADPKLLINGQAINPPSSRGFSIKKIKLKNKSCKIYRSVLTLDPGTNTISFKAYDKDKNIANSSKILKIVANYIINNQIKTYSSQNVKTDASEQKGELYFLTIAISNYEKSEYDLKYSVKDAEAIQESYLAKNKNSFNHIHKYNLYDSNVSKEALTNTFDEISKKIKYGDTFLLYIAGHGTYKDGKYQLIPYKISSKISIDFLKNNFSKIYTNKYLVMLDTCKSGAAIDSIYDEATKNRLAHDSAKINYIVSSCS; via the coding sequence ATGAAAAAAAATTATTTATATCTATTGATTTTATTGTCTTCACTTCTCTTTGCTCAAACTATAGGTGAAGCTATAAACTTATATAAAAAGAAACAATACAAGAAAGCTATAGAAATATTTCAAAATTTTCCAGAAAATAATGAGTCACAATATTATTTAGCAGGAGCTTACTTAAATGGTTTAGGTGTCGACAAAAATATTTCAAAAGCAATTATTTATTACAAAGAAGCTTTAAAACAAAATAATATGAAAGCTTGCATAAGTCTCGGACAATTATATCAATATACACTCAAGGATTATAAAAAAGCTGAGGAATATTTTATGCAAGCAGTTAATGGCGAAAATAAAGCTCAGGCGTATGCCAACCTTGGAGATTTATATCGTTTTAACTTACAAGATTACAAGGATGCAATTAAATATTATGCTAAGGCTCTTAAAAATGGTATAAATAAAGGAGCTGGATTTTACAATATAGGAAGAGTGTATTTAATAAATCTTAATAATTATGAAAAAGCAAGATTTTATTATGAAAAAGCAATTGAAAGTGGTTATAAAGAAGTTTATATAGAATTAGGAACTATATATCTCACACAACAAAAAGATAGTCTTGCAGAGAAATACTATAAGAAAGCTATTGATATTGGGGATAAAAAGGCTTATGAATTATTAGGAACTGTATACTTTGGACAACATAAATATAATCTTGCAGAGAAATATTATAAAAAAGCTATTGAATTAGGTTATTATCAACCCTACTATAATTTTACATTAGGAGCTATATATCTCGCACAACAAAAATATAGCCTTGCAGAGAAATACTATAAGAAAGCTATTGATATTGGAGATAAAAAGGCTTATGCATTATTGGCATCTGTGTATTCTATAGAAAATAAATACATTCTTGCGAAGAAATATTATAAACAAGCAATTGAACTAAATACTACAATAAATAAATGTGACTTAGCTGATTGTTATTTGAAGCTAGGTGACGAAGAACATGCGTATAAAATTGCTAAAAAAATGCTAAAAACAGAACCTAAAAGTATTCAATTGTCTCAATGTTACAATGTGTTGGGCGCTTATTATTCTGGTATTAACAGACCACGCAATATTGATAAAGCAATTCAGTATTTTAAATTAGCTTCTAATAACCCATATGTTTTAACGGATCTTTATTTAGAAAAAGGCGATTTTAAACAAGCAGTAAAATGGCATAAAAAAGGCTATCTTGATTTAAGCAAAACTAGTTTTTTTGAAGAAATAAAAAATATAACAAACAAAGATGTGCTTCATCAAAATATATTTCCAATTTTAGATATTCCTCTATTGCATGAAAATAAATTTATAGAAGATAAAAATTATTGTTTTTTTCCAACAGGAAACAAATCAGTGCTTATGTATGATAAGGAGAAAAAATCATTTACTCGAAAATTTCATGGCTATATTGGAGATGGCTTTAAAGGTGCAATAAGTGATCTGCTATATGATAAAAAAAAGAATTTATTATTAACAGTAAAAAAACTTGGTGAGTCTATTAATATTATTGATATATTTGATCTTAAGAATTCAAAACTTATAAATGTAATCAGGCATAAAGGACTTGGAGAAGGACATTTTAGAAAAAGTGAAGATGGCAAAGTGATAGTAATGTTTGATGAACGGGGATTGTATATAAACCCAATTGATAAAAATCGCACTCAAGAATATTTTAATCCTTATGCTTTTTCTGGTTTTATTTCAAATGTTAAAATAAAATTTGAGAAAAATGATTACTTTATTTATGTTTTGACAGATTATGATCTATTATATACTTTTTCTGTAAAAGAACGCAAAAGAATAAAAAAGCAAAAATTTAACAATCAAGTTACTTTTCAAAAGATAAACAACTTATCTGAGAGTACATGTAAACAAATTTATTTAAAAAACAGGCATAATAAAGAGAATATTCAAAATATTTATACAGAAAAGAATATGCTTTTTATTCAATGTGCACAAAATAAATATAATTTTGATATGGATGCACTTTCTTTAAGTGAATATAAAAATGCTAGTACATCAAAAAAATCAAATAAAAAGTTGCATATAAAATTCGAACACAATAAGGGTATTTTAAAGATTTATAATCAAAAAAATAAACTTATGTCGAAAATTAATTTGCTGTATCTTGGTTGTAAATATTATAAGATATTGAATAATAAATATATTTTTATCGCAACAAAAAATATTGAATATCAATTCATTTTTAACATTAACGGTAATTTGTTATGTCAACTTACAAATATTAATGATTTTCAGAAAGATGCATATTATAAAAATGGCTATCTTTATACATTTGGAACAAATAATATAATTAATATATTTAATGTAAATTTAGAAGGACTCTCAAATCTTCCAGTTAAATTAGATAGTTTTAAATATGGAAATGCTAAATCTCTTATAAAATCAGTAATTAAAGATCAAGATAAATATTTTGGAAAATCATCAAACTATTATTTTGGTTATATGCCTACTTCAAAAGAAATTAAAAAGTTTGTAATGATTGAAGGATTACAAAAAAGAAAAATTGTAAAACCTCTTGCTTCTCTCTACATAAAAAATAACAATGACTGGATTATGTATACTCCTGAAGGATTATTCACCTATGACGGCAAAGGTAAAGACTTATTAAAATATCATCAAAACCAAGGCTTATATAAAGAAGCTCGTATTGTAGTAAATGATAGACTATTCGATAAGTTTTACCGCCCAGATCTTATCAAAAAAATACTTGCAGGTAAAAAAGTTACTATTCCAATGGATGTAAAATCTGTTCTTCTTAATATTAAGCCTCCTAAATTAAGCTTACTGCAACACAATATGCTCAATGATAAAGATGTCGAACTCACATACCAGATATGTGATGCTGGTAATGGTATAGCTGATCCGAAACTGCTTATTAATGGACAAGCGATAAACCCACCAAGCAGTCGAGGTTTTAGCATTAAAAAAATTAAATTAAAAAATAAAAGCTGTAAAATCTATAGGAGTGTATTAACTTTAGATCCAGGCACAAATACCATTTCATTTAAAGCATATGACAAAGATAAAAATATAGCAAACTCCAGCAAAATTTTAAAAATAGTTGCTAACTATATTATAAATAATCAAATAAAAACATACTCTTCTCAAAATGTAAAAACAGATGCATCTGAACAAAAAGGAGAGTTATACTTTCTAACTATTGCAATCAGCAACTATGAAAAGAGTGAGTATGATTTAAAATATTCTGTCAAAGATGCAGAAGCTATACAAGAAAGTTATCTTGCTAAGAATAAAAATTCTTTCAATCATATCCATAAATACAATCTATATGACAGCAATGTTTCAAAGGAAGCATTGACAAACACTTTTGATGAGATTTCTAAAAAGATAAAATATGGTGATACCTTTCTTCTTTATATAGCAGGACATGGAACTTATAAAGATGGTAAATATCAACTAATACCATATAAAATTAGTAGCAAAATATCTATAGATTTTCTCAAAAACAACTTTTCCAAAATTTATACTAATAAATACTTAGTGATGTTAGATACTTGTAAAAGTGGTGCAGCAATAGATAGTATATATGATGAAGCTACTAAAAATAGACTTGCTCATGATAGTGCAAAGATAAACTACATTGTATCAAGTTGCTCTTGA
- the cas2 gene encoding CRISPR-associated endonuclease Cas2, translated as MKKFNALVCYDIADSKRLAKVAKVLEKVSIRIQKSIFYLMDTTTNEIKEIAKILEEIIDEEYDDVRIYKVDKSSSLNLKSAINLKQPNIIKNDL; from the coding sequence ATGAAGAAATTTAATGCTCTTGTCTGTTATGATATAGCAGATTCCAAAAGATTAGCAAAAGTTGCAAAAGTTTTAGAAAAAGTTTCAATTCGCATACAAAAGTCCATTTTTTATCTTATGGATACAACAACAAACGAGATTAAAGAGATTGCTAAAATTTTAGAAGAAATTATAGATGAAGAGTATGATGATGTAAGAATATACAAAGTTGATAAAAGCTCATCTTTGAATCTAAAAAGTGCTATAAACCTTAAACAGCCAAATATAATAAAGAATGATTTATGA